From a region of the Verrucomicrobiia bacterium genome:
- a CDS encoding MFS transporter, with product MNNKHDKILFWGCFIALITTSYAFISRMILCGGQFITDFGLDKVAVGELQGAGIWPFGVSIIVFSLFIDRIGYKVAMVFSFVCYLIYSALAFAAYHAIQGVSGEALLAAQKHGYQLLYWGSIILGLGNGTVEAYANPVVATMFNRDKTKWLNRLHAGWPGGLVIGGLCTIYIAERQITDWRLTLGLILIPAVIFFLMLIGLKFPRSEREQAGVGYVDMLKELGVFGAFVGFGLVIAQLGEVFGWSGNLRWGLVLAVAVIFAVVTRSVGRPLLGFLIIIMMPLATTELGTDGWITSLMEAPMKMAGHNPAWVLVYTSAIMMVLRFSAGPLIHKLSPLGLLATCATLAIAGLTALSKTSGAGMLAIFAAATLYGVGKTFFWPTMLGLTTEQCPKGGALTLNAMGGIGMLAVGILGAPFIGYLQEYSATAKLQTADTALYQSVTKESHYLLGQYRAIDPEKAAAVQDPAAQQTIKTAQVTGQFAALGKMAMFPAFMLVCYLSLILYFKTKGGYRPVHLSGT from the coding sequence ATGAACAACAAGCACGACAAAATCCTCTTCTGGGGCTGCTTCATCGCGCTCATCACCACGAGTTACGCCTTCATCAGCCGCATGATCCTGTGCGGCGGCCAGTTCATTACCGACTTCGGTCTCGACAAGGTGGCGGTGGGCGAGTTGCAGGGCGCGGGCATCTGGCCGTTTGGCGTGAGCATCATCGTGTTCAGCCTGTTCATCGACCGTATTGGCTACAAGGTGGCGATGGTGTTTTCGTTCGTTTGCTACCTCATTTACAGCGCGCTGGCCTTTGCGGCCTATCATGCGATTCAGGGCGTTTCCGGTGAGGCGCTGCTGGCGGCACAAAAGCACGGTTACCAACTGTTGTATTGGGGCAGCATCATTCTGGGGCTGGGCAACGGCACGGTGGAGGCTTACGCGAATCCGGTGGTTGCCACCATGTTCAACCGGGACAAAACCAAATGGCTCAACCGGCTGCACGCGGGCTGGCCGGGTGGCCTGGTGATTGGGGGACTTTGCACGATTTACATTGCAGAACGCCAGATCACGGACTGGCGGCTGACGCTGGGGTTGATTCTCATTCCGGCGGTCATTTTTTTCCTCATGCTGATCGGGTTGAAATTTCCCCGCAGCGAACGTGAGCAGGCGGGGGTGGGTTATGTGGACATGCTCAAGGAACTGGGCGTGTTTGGGGCGTTCGTGGGATTTGGGCTGGTGATTGCCCAGTTGGGCGAGGTGTTCGGCTGGTCGGGGAATCTGCGCTGGGGGTTGGTGCTGGCCGTCGCGGTCATCTTTGCCGTGGTCACCCGGTCGGTGGGCCGGCCTTTGCTGGGATTTCTCATCATCATCATGATGCCGCTGGCGACGACAGAGCTCGGCACGGATGGCTGGATCACCTCGTTGATGGAGGCGCCGATGAAAATGGCGGGGCACAATCCTGCGTGGGTGCTGGTTTACACCTCGGCGATCATGATGGTGCTGCGGTTTTCCGCCGGACCGTTGATTCACAAGCTTTCGCCCCTGGGCCTGCTGGCGACGTGCGCCACACTGGCCATCGCTGGATTGACGGCACTTTCGAAGACGAGCGGCGCGGGCATGCTGGCGATTTTCGCCGCCGCCACGCTTTACGGGGTGGGCAAAACGTTCTTCTGGCCGACGATGCTGGGGTTGACCACCGAACAATGTCCCAAAGGCGGCGCGTTGACCTTGAATGCCATGGGCGGCATCGGGATGCTGGCAGTGGGCATTCTGGGCGCGCCCTTCATTGGCTATTTGCAGGAGTATTCGGCCACGGCGAAACTTCAGACCGCCGACACCGCGTTGTATCAAAGTGTGACCAAGGAGAGCCATTATCTGCTGGGGCAGTATCGGGCGATTGACCCGGAAAAGGCCGCGGCGGTGCAGGATCCGGCCGCGCAGCAGACGATCAAAACCGCCCAGGTCACCGGACAGTTTGCCGCACTGGGCAAAATGGCCATGTTCCCGGCGTTCATGCTGGTTTGTTATCTTTCGCTGATTCTCTACTTCAAGACCAAGGGGGGCTATCGTCCGGTGCATTTGAGCGGCACCTGA
- the waaF gene encoding lipopolysaccharide heptosyltransferase II produces MKVLILKPSSLGDVIQALPVARLIKRHLPHSEIHWWVDASLAPLLEGDPDLAGIIRFERRRWAQPKYLRQFLRDLRWMRARHFDWVIDLQSLARSGAVAWLASGKKLIGLDEPREGARGFYDVIVQRPSWHTHAVDWYLRALEPLQVPTTLPFTWLPERAEVAAALRNKWDVAGARWVLLQPGARWANKRWPAANFAAVAQQLAADAADLRFAVLGGRDDTEAGQAIAAALPGRCLDLTAKTSLPEMIEWVRLGELLVTNDTGPMHVAAAMRRPVVAVFGPTSPHRTGPYGQIENVLRIDLPCSPCLKPRCHYVKPLACLQGIDVGRVVTAARRALAGCG; encoded by the coding sequence TTGAAGGTTCTCATCCTTAAGCCCAGTTCGCTCGGCGATGTCATCCAGGCGCTGCCCGTTGCACGGCTCATCAAGCGCCACCTGCCCCACAGCGAGATCCATTGGTGGGTGGATGCCAGCCTGGCGCCGTTGCTGGAGGGTGATCCTGACCTGGCCGGCATCATCCGCTTCGAGCGCCGTCGGTGGGCGCAACCCAAATACCTTCGCCAGTTCCTGCGCGATCTGCGCTGGATGCGCGCCCGGCACTTTGACTGGGTCATCGATCTGCAAAGCCTGGCCCGCAGCGGCGCGGTGGCGTGGCTGGCCAGCGGCAAAAAACTCATCGGCCTTGACGAGCCCCGCGAGGGCGCCCGCGGCTTTTACGACGTCATCGTGCAGCGCCCGTCCTGGCACACGCACGCCGTGGATTGGTATCTGCGTGCATTGGAGCCGTTGCAGGTGCCGACGACGCTGCCGTTCACGTGGCTGCCGGAGCGGGCCGAGGTGGCCGCTGCGCTCCGGAACAAATGGGACGTGGCGGGTGCGCGGTGGGTTTTGCTTCAACCCGGGGCGCGGTGGGCGAACAAACGCTGGCCCGCCGCCAACTTTGCCGCCGTTGCGCAACAGCTGGCCGCGGATGCCGCTGATTTGCGCTTCGCTGTTTTGGGCGGACGGGACGACACGGAAGCGGGGCAGGCCATTGCGGCGGCCTTGCCGGGCCGCTGTCTGGACCTCACGGCAAAAACTTCGCTGCCGGAGATGATTGAATGGGTCCGGCTGGGGGAATTATTGGTCACGAACGACACCGGACCCATGCACGTGGCGGCCGCCATGCGCCGGCCGGTGGTGGCCGTGTTCGGTCCGACCTCGCCGCATCGCACCGGGCCCTACGGACAAATTGAGAACGTTTTGCGCATTGATCTGCCCTGTTCTCCGTGCCTGAAGCCGCGCTGTCATTATGTGAAGCCGCTGGCGTGTTTGCAGGGGATTGACGTGGGCCGGGTGGTCACGGCGGCCCGGCGGGCGCTGGCCGGTTGCGGTTAG
- a CDS encoding DUF481 domain-containing protein produces the protein MIESCLNHDLTRRACASAVLLLLVLSTLSVRADTIVFHLKNGDRVAGAIVSETTTNVVVSTPWAKALTLPVDQILRRETVPAPVVTNAVAATPPPAPAATNHPAPVTVAKATPPAQPAPPPKAVAPAKPKPHGEWRTDIKLGMDLIYGQRDQNIYYGTLGLTYSRPYQSNPKKFFRNKFDYRADYARTDGTKSADRMNANNKSDFDIGTSMFVYNAMSVGYDNVRQIDLQYNIGPGLGYHLFKKANLAANLEGGISYQRQDFKASPRSESAFARASQDLTWKIYEGITLSESATVLVQMDNPDNTQLRWESTLAFPLFKSVSFNLTGVELYDTQPAPGVTRSEFQLRSAIGVTF, from the coding sequence ATGATCGAAAGTTGCCTCAATCATGACCTGACCCGCCGCGCTTGTGCCAGCGCGGTTCTGCTCCTCCTTGTCCTTTCCACTCTTTCTGTCCGCGCGGACACGATCGTCTTCCATCTGAAAAACGGCGACCGCGTGGCGGGCGCCATTGTGTCCGAAACCACCACCAACGTCGTGGTTTCCACGCCGTGGGCCAAGGCGCTGACCCTGCCCGTTGACCAGATCCTGCGCCGCGAAACGGTGCCCGCCCCGGTGGTGACCAATGCCGTGGCCGCTACGCCGCCGCCAGCGCCGGCCGCGACGAATCATCCGGCACCCGTGACCGTGGCCAAGGCCACCCCACCCGCCCAGCCGGCACCGCCCCCCAAGGCTGTCGCCCCTGCCAAGCCCAAACCGCACGGCGAATGGCGCACCGACATCAAGCTGGGCATGGACCTGATTTACGGCCAGCGGGACCAGAACATTTACTACGGCACGCTGGGGCTGACGTATTCCCGGCCTTACCAGTCCAATCCGAAGAAGTTTTTCCGCAACAAGTTTGACTACCGGGCCGATTACGCGCGCACCGACGGGACGAAGTCCGCCGACCGCATGAACGCCAATAACAAGAGCGACTTTGACATCGGCACCAGCATGTTCGTTTACAACGCGATGAGCGTGGGCTACGACAACGTGCGGCAGATTGACCTGCAATACAACATTGGCCCGGGTCTTGGCTATCATCTGTTCAAGAAGGCCAATCTTGCGGCGAATCTCGAGGGCGGCATCAGCTATCAGCGGCAGGATTTCAAGGCCTCTCCCCGCTCGGAGTCGGCGTTTGCCCGCGCGAGCCAGGATCTGACGTGGAAGATTTACGAGGGCATCACCCTGTCAGAGAGCGCCACCGTGCTGGTCCAGATGGACAACCCGGACAACACCCAACTCCGGTGGGAGTCCACGCTGGCGTTTCCGCTGTTCAAAAGCGTGTCCTTCAACCTGACGGGCGTGGAGCTGTATGACACGCAGCCGGCGCCGGGCGTCACGCGCAGCGAATTCCAACTGCGTTCGGCCATCGGGGTGACCTTCTGA
- a CDS encoding endonuclease/exonuclease/phosphatase family protein — MKLVFVAWVLGVMAGSTPAAVLLNEPFDYADGSLVTVSDGAWQTFSGTAGQITVAAGRASLNLADGEDVQALLSPPPATGVVCAGFTLRFSTLPPGGGSYFALFKDTGTSSGFRARVWALTNGAAGGKFRVGLSSTAAGLNATYPADLSLNTDYRVVVRLTNATGTATLWLNPVAESDPSITTTESVASSTVTVFALRQGGDKGLLTVDNLLVGESFAEVVSTNAPPSEPPLPTPAFSVLTYNTHGNSAADWSTNAEQVQAIGRQVMYLDPDIITFQEIPMTNAGWAKLPEFVAAFRPGFQLATNSSDDGYIRSAILSRFPINRSQSWLHWTDLKPFGYTNTSSSLADNFTRDLFEAEIAVPGFERPLHVFTAHLKSGDTSSDAAAKRAAEAAAISNYLAQVFLPAHPDDPYLLTGDMNEDIARPATGSQQPIQRLANDVTGLWLTSPVNPVTASELTFSIQAGGGPSKRYDYILPCGLLFSNYAGGKVFRSDLLTNPPGPLLADDDVTASDHLPVLLRFANPYAQPFRLLAAAVDAGQVALRWESHSNRVYGVEASGDLKSWTTLATNLVASGTNLTFVTNAGFGPQFFRVYREP, encoded by the coding sequence GTGAAATTAGTGTTTGTTGCCTGGGTGCTCGGGGTGATGGCCGGCTCCACGCCGGCGGCCGTGCTGTTGAATGAGCCATTCGATTACGCCGATGGTTCACTCGTCACGGTGAGCGACGGCGCCTGGCAGACGTTCAGCGGAACCGCCGGGCAAATCACGGTCGCCGCCGGGCGGGCGAGTTTGAATCTGGCGGATGGCGAGGATGTGCAGGCGCTGTTGTCGCCGCCACCGGCAACCGGCGTGGTGTGCGCGGGCTTCACCCTCCGTTTCAGCACGCTGCCCCCGGGTGGTGGCAGTTACTTTGCGCTGTTCAAGGACACGGGAACGAGCAGTGGCTTTCGGGCCCGTGTCTGGGCGCTGACGAACGGTGCGGCGGGCGGAAAATTCCGGGTGGGACTTTCCTCCACGGCTGCCGGTCTCAATGCCACGTATCCGGCGGATCTCAGTTTGAACACCGACTACCGTGTCGTGGTGCGGTTGACCAACGCCACGGGCACGGCAACGCTCTGGCTGAATCCCGTCGCGGAATCCGATCCCTCCATCACCACGACCGAAAGCGTGGCCAGCAGCACGGTGACCGTGTTTGCGCTGCGGCAAGGCGGGGACAAGGGGCTGTTGACGGTGGACAATCTGCTGGTGGGGGAATCATTTGCCGAGGTGGTTTCCACCAATGCGCCGCCGTCGGAACCGCCGTTGCCCACGCCGGCGTTTTCCGTGCTGACTTACAACACGCACGGGAATTCGGCCGCCGATTGGAGCACGAATGCCGAGCAGGTTCAAGCCATCGGCCGGCAGGTGATGTATCTCGATCCCGACATCATCACGTTTCAGGAAATTCCCATGACCAACGCGGGTTGGGCGAAGCTGCCGGAATTTGTGGCCGCCTTCCGTCCGGGGTTTCAACTCGCGACAAATTCCAGCGATGACGGCTACATCCGCAGCGCCATCCTCAGCCGTTTTCCCATCAACCGCTCGCAAAGCTGGCTCCACTGGACGGACCTCAAGCCGTTTGGTTACACCAACACCTCATCATCCCTCGCGGACAATTTCACGCGCGACTTGTTCGAGGCCGAAATCGCCGTGCCCGGTTTTGAAAGGCCGTTGCATGTGTTCACCGCGCATTTGAAATCGGGCGACACCTCATCCGATGCGGCGGCGAAACGCGCGGCGGAGGCGGCCGCCATTTCCAACTACCTGGCCCAGGTCTTTTTACCGGCTCATCCGGATGACCCGTATCTGTTGACCGGCGACATGAATGAAGACATTGCGCGCCCGGCCACGGGCAGTCAGCAGCCGATTCAGCGGCTGGCGAACGATGTCACCGGTCTGTGGCTCACGTCACCGGTGAATCCCGTCACGGCCAGCGAGCTCACCTTTTCCATTCAGGCCGGCGGCGGGCCGTCGAAACGGTATGATTACATCCTGCCGTGTGGCTTGTTGTTTTCCAATTACGCCGGGGGCAAGGTGTTTCGCAGCGACCTGCTCACCAACCCGCCGGGGCCGTTGCTCGCCGATGACGATGTGACGGCCTCCGATCATCTGCCCGTGCTCCTGCGATTTGCCAATCCCTACGCGCAGCCCTTCCGGTTGCTGGCGGCGGCGGTGGACGCCGGGCAGGTGGCTTTGCGTTGGGAATCCCACAGCAACCGCGTTTATGGCGTGGAAGCGTCCGGCGATTTGAAATCGTGGACGACACTTGCCACCAACCTCGTCGCCAGCGGCACCAACCTGACCTTTGTGACCAACGCCGGCTTCGGGCCGCAATTCTTCCGGGTTTACCGGGAGCCTTAG
- a CDS encoding IPT/TIG domain-containing protein, whose amino-acid sequence MHIFYSIFRKALAGLAGLSCCVGSGVLAAPTISSFSPTFGSSTDPGNITITGTGFAPGTVVVKFNGVQDPTAGATSTTTIQAHVPAGAPLGAGPIFVSVAGVGVNSADDFTVIGSGPFVSGFSPAIGNAGASVTIFGAHFSNPLTVKFNGVTVPGASTAAPDQFTVTVPAGVTTGPISVTTTAGTWTTVSNFFVPPVITSFSPASGRAGTNVLVRGTNFVGTTAVRFNGVDAASFSVLSNTVIQATVPANATTGPVRVNTPAGSAITTSNFVVLPTVTGFAPAFGPVGTSVTISGANFNVGTPTVKFNGVTAAAPTGVSFGQLTAVVPNGATTGPITVTTTDGTGTSPALFYLPPRITGFAPSNSAPGTTIKITGTNFTDASAVQFNGTPAAAFFVTNNNTLSAVVPAGFVTGPISVTAPGGTASSSSIASSNFYAAPLISGINPLHGLPGTNVTISGASFLGTTAVQFQADGGGTTNAPIVSVNNGQIVVRVPTNAVTGPITVVAPAGSDTSSSTFFLDYAGLLVTVADSPDPVMVGENLTYAIQVKNLGPNASAVTVTNVLPPGVSFVSASAGVTTSNVTVANLGTLAVDATGTLTIVATPNTAAVVLTNLTTAYSGPLPSYTPTVTTTYVEPPRLLSIAPYTPGVVLLAWPTALSNYTLQYKHTLDPNVTWADVLTTPVTNGGSNLIAEPISGSMQFYRLKR is encoded by the coding sequence ATGCACATTTTTTACTCCATTTTTCGCAAGGCTCTGGCGGGGCTTGCCGGATTGAGCTGCTGCGTCGGATCCGGCGTGCTGGCCGCCCCGACCATCAGTTCGTTCAGTCCGACCTTTGGCTCGTCCACCGATCCCGGCAACATCACCATTACCGGCACCGGCTTTGCTCCCGGAACGGTGGTCGTCAAATTCAACGGGGTCCAGGATCCCACGGCCGGCGCGACCTCGACCACGACCATTCAAGCGCATGTCCCGGCGGGCGCGCCGCTGGGCGCCGGACCCATTTTCGTTTCCGTCGCCGGCGTCGGGGTGAACAGTGCGGACGATTTCACCGTGATCGGCTCCGGACCGTTCGTTAGCGGCTTTTCACCGGCGATTGGCAACGCCGGCGCTTCCGTAACGATTTTCGGCGCGCATTTTTCAAATCCCCTGACGGTAAAGTTCAATGGGGTGACGGTGCCCGGCGCCTCGACTGCGGCTCCCGACCAATTCACGGTCACGGTCCCGGCCGGAGTCACGACGGGTCCCATTTCCGTGACGACGACGGCCGGAACCTGGACAACGGTGAGCAATTTTTTTGTGCCTCCGGTGATTACCAGCTTTTCTCCCGCCAGCGGGCGGGCGGGCACCAATGTCCTGGTCCGTGGAACCAATTTTGTGGGGACAACCGCCGTGCGCTTCAACGGCGTGGACGCCGCCAGCTTTTCCGTTCTGAGCAACACCGTCATTCAAGCCACCGTCCCCGCCAATGCCACCACCGGTCCGGTCCGGGTCAACACACCGGCCGGCTCGGCCATCACCACCAGCAACTTCGTCGTGCTCCCGACGGTCACCGGCTTTGCGCCCGCTTTTGGACCGGTGGGAACCAGCGTCACCATCTCCGGCGCCAACTTTAACGTCGGCACGCCCACGGTGAAATTCAACGGCGTGACGGCCGCCGCACCCACCGGCGTTTCCTTCGGCCAGCTCACCGCCGTCGTCCCCAACGGCGCCACCACCGGCCCGATCACGGTGACGACCACCGACGGAACCGGGACAAGCCCGGCCTTGTTTTATCTGCCGCCGCGCATCACTGGCTTTGCCCCGTCCAACAGCGCCCCGGGCACCACCATCAAGATCACCGGCACCAACTTCACGGACGCCAGCGCTGTGCAATTCAACGGCACCCCCGCGGCCGCGTTTTTCGTGACGAACAACAACACCTTGAGCGCAGTGGTGCCGGCCGGCTTCGTCACCGGGCCCATCTCGGTCACCGCGCCCGGCGGCACGGCCAGTTCATCGTCGATTGCCAGCTCGAACTTTTACGCCGCACCCCTCATCTCCGGCATCAATCCGCTGCACGGTCTGCCGGGCACGAACGTGACCATTTCCGGCGCCAGTTTTCTGGGCACCACAGCGGTCCAGTTTCAAGCGGACGGCGGCGGGACGACCAACGCCCCGATCGTCTCCGTCAACAACGGACAAATCGTGGTCCGCGTGCCCACCAACGCGGTGACCGGCCCCATCACGGTGGTGGCACCCGCCGGCAGCGACACCAGTTCGAGCACGTTTTTCCTCGATTACGCGGGGCTGCTGGTCACGGTCGCCGACTCTCCGGATCCGGTCATGGTCGGTGAGAACCTGACCTATGCGATCCAGGTGAAAAATCTCGGCCCGAATGCCAGTGCCGTGACGGTCACGAACGTGCTGCCGCCGGGCGTTTCGTTTGTGTCCGCCAGCGCGGGCGTAACCACGTCGAACGTCACGGTCGCAAACCTTGGCACCCTTGCGGTGGATGCGACCGGCACATTGACGATTGTCGCCACCCCCAACACCGCCGCCGTGGTGCTGACCAACCTGACCACGGCTTATAGCGGGCCGCTGCCCTCCTACACACCTACGGTGACCACCACATACGTCGAACCACCGCGGCTGTTGTCGATTGCGCCCTACACGCCGGGCGTGGTGCTGCTCGCCTGGCCCACGGCGCTGTCCAACTACACGCTGCAATACAAACACACCCTCGACCCCAACGTGACGTGGGCGGATGTGTTGACGACGCCGGTCACCAACGGCGGTTCCAACCTGATCGCCGAACCCATCAGTGGCTCGATGCAGTTTTACCGGTTGAAACGTTAA
- a CDS encoding HAD family hydrolase, with protein MVRLVLFDIDGTLVHTGGAGVRAFAKVFASEFGARDGVERMKFAGRTDVSLVREFFNLHGIPATSANFERFFERYVHWLDYILARSESAECPGVRAFIHDLHAQPEPPLLGLLTGNIRLGAEIKLRHFGLWDFFVTGGFADDDEDRDKIAAAAKLRGSRVLGRELRGNEIVVVGDTPLDIRCGRAIGAKVLAVATGGARYEELKAHQPDWVTQDLRALRAAEVCRGI; from the coding sequence ATGGTGCGTCTGGTTCTTTTCGACATCGACGGCACGCTTGTTCACACGGGCGGCGCCGGCGTGAGGGCGTTCGCCAAAGTCTTCGCCTCCGAATTTGGCGCGCGCGACGGTGTCGAACGCATGAAATTCGCCGGGCGGACGGATGTGAGCCTCGTGCGCGAATTTTTCAACCTGCACGGCATCCCGGCGACGAGTGCCAACTTCGAGCGCTTTTTCGAGCGTTACGTCCACTGGCTGGATTACATCCTCGCGCGGAGCGAAAGCGCCGAATGCCCGGGCGTGCGTGCCTTCATTCACGATCTGCATGCGCAACCCGAACCGCCGCTGCTGGGCCTGCTCACGGGCAACATCCGGCTGGGGGCCGAAATCAAGCTCCGGCATTTCGGCTTGTGGGATTTTTTTGTGACCGGCGGTTTTGCCGACGATGACGAGGACCGGGACAAAATTGCGGCGGCCGCGAAGCTGCGCGGCAGCCGGGTGCTCGGCCGGGAATTGCGGGGCAATGAGATCGTGGTGGTGGGCGACACCCCGCTGGACATCCGGTGCGGCCGGGCCATCGGTGCGAAAGTCCTGGCGGTTGCCACGGGCGGCGCGCGTTACGAGGAACTGAAGGCACACCAGCCGGATTGGGTCACACAGGACTTGCGCGCATTGCGGGCCGCGGAGGTCTGTCGCGGCATTTAA
- the nth gene encoding endonuclease III, which yields MPRESHAARAARTQRIIAALQRAYPDAHCELNFTNPLELLVATILSAQCTDKQVNLVTAELFRKYRTAADFAQATQAQLESDLRRLGFFRNKAKNIRACCTKLLELHGGEVPRTMAALTHLDGVGRKTANVVLGNAFGINDGVVVDTHVTRLAQRLGLTRETNPEKIEQDLLALVPRADWTLFSHWLIWHGRRRCSARKPDCAGCEIVGLCPSAGKCQR from the coding sequence ATGCCGCGTGAAAGTCATGCCGCCCGCGCCGCCCGCACCCAGCGAATCATCGCGGCGTTGCAACGCGCCTACCCGGACGCGCATTGCGAGTTGAACTTTACCAACCCGCTCGAGTTGCTGGTGGCCACCATTCTGTCCGCCCAATGCACCGATAAACAGGTGAACCTTGTCACGGCCGAGTTGTTCCGGAAGTATCGCACCGCGGCGGATTTCGCGCAGGCAACACAGGCGCAGTTGGAAAGCGACCTCCGGCGCCTGGGCTTTTTTCGCAACAAGGCGAAGAACATCCGGGCGTGCTGCACCAAATTGCTGGAACTGCACGGGGGCGAGGTGCCACGCACGATGGCGGCGCTGACCCATCTCGACGGCGTGGGACGCAAGACGGCCAATGTGGTGCTGGGCAATGCGTTTGGCATCAACGATGGCGTGGTGGTGGACACGCACGTCACGCGCCTGGCGCAGCGGCTCGGGCTCACCCGCGAAACGAATCCGGAAAAGATCGAACAGGATTTGCTGGCGTTGGTGCCGCGCGCGGACTGGACCCTGTTCAGCCACTGGCTGATCTGGCACGGGCGGCGCCGTTGTTCCGCGCGCAAGCCGGATTGTGCGGGCTGTGAAATTGTCGGGCTGTGTCCCAGCGCAGGAAAGTGTCAACGGTGA
- a CDS encoding acylphosphatase, with protein sequence MNRARMHVYYSGRVQGVGFRYTVKTVALGFEVTGTVRNLPDGRVELVAEGAREELEAFRQGIREAGVAAFIRDEAVAWESATGEFRGFEIVT encoded by the coding sequence ATGAACCGCGCACGAATGCATGTATATTATTCGGGAAGGGTTCAGGGCGTGGGATTCCGATACACGGTCAAAACCGTGGCCTTGGGGTTTGAGGTGACCGGCACGGTGCGTAATCTCCCCGATGGACGGGTGGAACTCGTGGCCGAAGGTGCGCGCGAAGAGCTGGAAGCCTTCCGTCAAGGCATCCGGGAAGCCGGCGTGGCGGCGTTCATCCGGGATGAAGCCGTGGCTTGGGAATCGGCCACCGGCGAGTTTCGCGGGTTTGAAATCGTGACATAA
- a CDS encoding metallophosphoesterase family protein — translation MRFAIIADIHGNLDALRVVLEDTKQQRCTHYACLGDVVGYGPNPKECLDIIRGMGMPCVKGNHDEYCSVDQSTEGFNPAAAEAVLWTRQQLTEDDKQWLRDLKYVRMVTSFTIVHATLDGPQRWGYVFDKLAAAASFTYQNTAMCFFGHTHVPVAFMRDSMVRGGTYSKFKTEPGKKYFINVGAVGQPRDGNPKASYVVYDVHEGTVEIRRLDYDIPAVQAKIRAAGLPERLAERLAYGK, via the coding sequence ATGCGGTTTGCCATCATAGCAGATATTCACGGGAACTTGGACGCGTTGCGGGTTGTCCTCGAAGACACCAAACAGCAACGCTGCACCCATTACGCCTGCTTGGGCGACGTGGTCGGCTATGGCCCCAACCCCAAGGAATGCCTCGACATCATCCGCGGCATGGGCATGCCCTGCGTGAAGGGCAATCACGACGAATACTGTTCGGTGGATCAATCCACGGAAGGATTCAACCCCGCCGCCGCCGAGGCGGTGCTCTGGACGCGGCAGCAACTGACCGAGGACGACAAACAGTGGCTCCGGGATCTGAAATACGTCCGCATGGTGACCAGCTTTACAATCGTGCACGCCACGCTCGACGGCCCCCAACGCTGGGGTTACGTGTTCGACAAACTGGCCGCCGCCGCCAGCTTCACCTACCAGAACACGGCCATGTGCTTTTTCGGTCACACCCACGTGCCGGTTGCCTTCATGCGTGACAGCATGGTGCGCGGCGGGACCTATTCCAAATTCAAGACGGAGCCGGGTAAAAAATATTTCATCAACGTGGGCGCCGTGGGCCAGCCGCGTGACGGCAACCCCAAGGCATCCTACGTGGTTTACGACGTGCACGAGGGCACCGTGGAAATTCGCCGGCTGGATTACGACATTCCCGCCGTGCAGGCGAAGATCCGGGCCGCCGGTCTGCCGGAACGGCTCGCGGAACGCCTGGCCTACGGTAAATAA
- a CDS encoding zinc ribbon domain-containing protein has protein sequence MPIYEFHCAKCEHDSEILVRSSDWQGTKCPHCGSTKLEKKFSTFASSSAGASEPSACGNGGGGGGGGCCACASGRPHRH, from the coding sequence ATGCCGATTTACGAGTTTCATTGCGCGAAGTGCGAGCACGACAGCGAAATCCTGGTGCGCTCCAGCGACTGGCAGGGAACCAAATGCCCGCATTGCGGCTCGACCAAGCTGGAGAAAAAGTTCTCCACCTTTGCCTCCAGTTCAGCCGGCGCCAGTGAACCCTCTGCCTGCGGCAACGGGGGCGGCGGCGGGGGCGGCGGTTGCTGCGCGTGCGCCAGTGGGCGGCCACACCGGCACTGA